The following are encoded together in the Dyella terrae genome:
- a CDS encoding rod shape-determining protein has protein sequence MFKKFRGFFSNDISIDLGTANTLIYVRGQGIVLNEPSVVAIRQDRGPGGPRAVAAVGSDAKKMPGRTPGNIATVRPMKDGVIANFSMTEAMLQHFIKQVHKSRMLRPSPRVLVCVPCGSTQVERRAIKESAEGAGARDVFLIEEPMAAAIGAGIPVHEARGSMVLDIGGGTSEVAVISLNGIVYSQSVRVGGDRFDEAIINYVRRNHGTLIGESTAERIKLEIGCAFPQTNVKEIEISGRNLAEGVPRMFTINSNEVLEALHEPLSGIVAAVKSALEQTPPELCSDVAERGIVLTGGGALLRDLDRLISEETGLHVQVADEPLTCVARGGGKALELIDQHGSDFFAPE, from the coding sequence ATGTTCAAGAAGTTTCGCGGATTTTTCTCCAACGACATTTCGATCGACCTCGGCACGGCCAACACCCTCATTTACGTGCGGGGTCAGGGCATCGTCCTGAACGAGCCGTCGGTGGTGGCTATCCGCCAGGACCGCGGTCCGGGTGGCCCACGTGCCGTGGCCGCCGTCGGTAGCGACGCAAAGAAGATGCCAGGTCGCACGCCGGGCAATATCGCCACGGTGCGCCCGATGAAGGACGGCGTGATCGCTAACTTCTCGATGACCGAGGCGATGCTGCAGCATTTTATCAAGCAGGTGCACAAGTCGCGCATGCTGCGGCCGAGCCCGCGTGTGCTCGTGTGCGTACCCTGCGGCTCGACCCAGGTGGAACGCCGCGCCATCAAGGAATCCGCCGAAGGCGCCGGTGCCCGTGACGTGTTCCTGATTGAGGAGCCGATGGCCGCCGCTATCGGTGCCGGCATCCCGGTACATGAGGCCCGCGGCTCCATGGTGCTGGATATCGGTGGCGGCACGTCCGAAGTGGCTGTGATCTCGCTTAACGGCATCGTGTACTCGCAGTCCGTGCGAGTGGGTGGCGACCGTTTCGACGAGGCCATCATCAACTACGTGCGCCGCAATCACGGCACCCTGATCGGCGAGTCGACGGCCGAGCGCATCAAGCTGGAAATCGGCTGCGCGTTCCCGCAGACGAACGTGAAGGAGATCGAGATCTCCGGCCGTAATCTGGCCGAAGGCGTGCCGCGCATGTTCACCATCAACTCCAACGAGGTGTTGGAGGCACTGCACGAGCCGCTGTCAGGCATCGTGGCTGCGGTGAAGTCGGCTCTCGAGCAGACTCCGCCGGAACTGTGCTCTGACGTCGCCGAGCGCGGCATCGTGCTCACCGGTGGCGGTGCTCTGCTGCGTGACCTGGATCGCCTTATCTCCGAGGAAACCGGTCTGCACGTGCAGGTGGCGGACGAACCGCTGACCTGCGTGGCCCGTGGCGGCGGTAAGGCGCTGGAGCTGATCGATCAGCACGGCAGCGACTTCTTCGCTCCTGAGTAA
- the glpK gene encoding glycerol kinase GlpK, whose amino-acid sequence MKQRYILALDQGTTSSRAILFDHSASVVGVAQREFAQIFPQPGWVEHSPRDILTSVLVTVTELLANTQIELSDIAAIGITNQRETTVVWDRATGQPIHNAIVWQSRQSIEICEQLRRDGYEPLVRERTGLLIDAYFSATKLRWILDHVEGAQARAERGELLFGTIDSWLIWNLSGGSAHVTDVSNAARTLLYDIHRRCWDDDLLAMLNIPRAMLPDVRSNSEIYAHTAPTQFFGASLPIAGVAGDQQAALFGQACFSPGMAKNTYGTGCFMLLNTGEQAVPSKHGLLTTIAWQLGDRVDYALEGSIFVAGSVIQWLRDGLRMLGKASDSQAYAERVASSEGVYVVPAFVGLGAPYWRSDVRGAVFGLSRSTSKEHFVRAALESMAYQSRDVLMAMEADAGLALKELRADGGAIANDFMAQFQSDMLGVPVLRPRVQETTALGAAYLAGLAVGFWESCEEIAALWQVDRRFTPIMRETERDRLYRGWRNAVEATIGFRVD is encoded by the coding sequence GTGAAGCAGCGTTACATCCTTGCCCTGGATCAGGGAACCACCAGCTCCCGCGCGATCCTGTTCGATCACTCGGCTTCAGTCGTTGGCGTGGCACAGCGCGAGTTTGCGCAGATCTTTCCCCAGCCGGGCTGGGTCGAGCACAGTCCGCGCGACATTCTCACGAGTGTCCTGGTCACCGTGACCGAGCTGCTCGCCAATACGCAGATTGAGCTTTCGGACATCGCGGCGATCGGCATTACCAATCAACGCGAAACGACCGTGGTCTGGGATCGCGCCACTGGGCAGCCCATTCACAACGCGATCGTCTGGCAATCGCGCCAGAGCATCGAGATCTGCGAGCAACTGCGCCGTGATGGCTACGAGCCGCTTGTGCGTGAGCGCACGGGCTTGCTGATCGATGCCTATTTTTCAGCAACCAAGTTGCGCTGGATACTCGATCACGTCGAGGGAGCGCAGGCACGCGCGGAACGCGGTGAGCTGTTGTTCGGAACGATCGATAGCTGGCTGATCTGGAACCTTAGCGGCGGTTCGGCGCACGTGACGGACGTGAGCAACGCGGCCCGTACCCTGCTCTACGACATTCATCGCCGTTGCTGGGACGACGACCTGCTCGCCATGTTGAACATCCCTCGCGCAATGTTGCCCGACGTGCGCTCCAACAGCGAGATCTACGCCCATACCGCGCCCACACAGTTCTTCGGTGCGAGCCTACCGATCGCGGGTGTCGCAGGCGATCAGCAGGCTGCCCTCTTCGGGCAGGCCTGTTTCAGTCCCGGTATGGCCAAGAACACCTACGGCACTGGTTGCTTCATGCTGTTGAACACGGGCGAGCAGGCGGTCCCCTCCAAGCACGGGTTGTTGACGACGATCGCCTGGCAGCTAGGGGATCGTGTCGACTACGCCCTCGAGGGGAGCATCTTCGTCGCGGGCTCGGTGATTCAATGGCTGCGTGATGGCCTGCGGATGCTGGGCAAGGCCTCGGATTCACAGGCCTACGCGGAGCGCGTCGCTTCCAGTGAAGGCGTTTACGTGGTGCCAGCGTTTGTCGGGCTGGGCGCGCCGTACTGGCGTAGTGATGTGCGTGGCGCTGTCTTTGGTTTGAGCCGAAGTACGAGCAAGGAGCACTTCGTACGCGCAGCGCTCGAATCGATGGCCTACCAGTCACGGGATGTACTGATGGCCATGGAGGCGGACGCGGGCCTAGCGTTGAAGGAACTGCGTGCGGATGGCGGCGCGATAGCCAATGATTTCATGGCGCAGTTCCAGAGCGATATGCTCGGTGTTCCTGTACTCCGTCCGCGGGTACAGGAAACCACGGCGCTTGGTGCCGCCTATCTCGCAGGGTTGGCGGTGGGGTTTTGGGAGAGCTGTGAGGAGATCGCGGCACTGTGGCAAGTGGACCGGCGATTCACGCCGATCATGCGGGAAACTGAACGCGATCGGCTATATCGCGGGTGGCGGAATGCGGTCGAGGCCACCATCGGTTTTCGCGTTGACTGA
- a CDS encoding TIGR00645 family protein: protein MTTPEKSRPSPLPYLIFSSRWLQLPLYLGLIVAQAIYVVQFLRELWHLVDATLLGHIAPGASADSAETTIMLTVLGLIDVVMISNLLVMVIVGGYETFVSRLKLENHPDQPEWLSHVNATVLKVKLAMAIIGISSIHLLATFIKAASLDAETIKWQLLLHLAFVVSALALAFIDRIMQPSGKPATH, encoded by the coding sequence ATGACGACTCCGGAAAAGAGCCGCCCTAGTCCGCTCCCTTATCTGATTTTCTCTTCCCGCTGGTTGCAGCTGCCGCTCTATCTCGGCCTGATCGTTGCCCAAGCTATCTACGTCGTACAGTTCCTCCGTGAGCTGTGGCATCTGGTCGATGCAACGCTGCTGGGCCACATCGCGCCGGGTGCATCGGCGGACAGCGCCGAAACGACCATCATGCTGACCGTGCTCGGTCTGATCGACGTGGTGATGATCTCTAATCTGCTGGTGATGGTGATCGTTGGCGGCTACGAAACTTTCGTGTCCCGCTTGAAGCTGGAGAACCACCCTGATCAGCCGGAATGGCTATCGCACGTGAATGCCACGGTGCTCAAGGTCAAGCTCGCCATGGCGATCATCGGCATTTCATCGATCCACCTGCTCGCGACCTTTATCAAGGCCGCCTCCCTCGATGCCGAAACGATCAAATGGCAGCTGCTGTTGCATCTGGCGTTCGTGGTGTCGGCGCTTGCGTTGGCCTTTATCGATCGCATCATGCAGCCCAGCGGCAAGCCCGCCACGCATTGA
- a CDS encoding rubredoxin, with protein MNQSTNETGTLRKWMCVVCGFIYEEALGLPDEGIEPGTRWADVPDTWTCPDCGATKEDFEMIEID; from the coding sequence ATGAATCAGAGCACCAACGAAACCGGCACCCTGCGCAAATGGATGTGTGTCGTCTGTGGCTTCATCTATGAAGAGGCCCTGGGCTTGCCCGACGAAGGCATCGAGCCCGGCACCCGTTGGGCCGATGTTCCCGATACCTGGACCTGCCCGGACTGCGGCGCGACCAAGGAAGACTTCGAGATGATCGAAATCGACTGA
- the thiE gene encoding thiamine phosphate synthase, producing MHTKLQGRGLYVITDGPRRDLLETVAQALAGGARLLQYRDKTTDHSRRLDEVRALRALCAARDVTMIVNDDVELARAAGAAGVHLGEDDSNVAAARAVLGEGAIIGVSCYDSLERARDLASAGADYIAFGAFFPSPTKPHARRASFDLLRQSATLGVPRVAIGGITPDNGGSLIDAGADYLAVISAVFGDPDVRGAAERFAQLFTSH from the coding sequence ATGCATACAAAACTCCAGGGCCGAGGCCTTTATGTCATTACCGACGGCCCTCGCCGCGATCTGCTCGAAACCGTGGCGCAGGCGCTGGCCGGCGGGGCCCGGTTGCTGCAATACCGGGACAAGACGACCGATCATTCGCGCCGGCTCGATGAAGTCCGAGCGCTCCGTGCCCTATGCGCTGCCCGTGACGTCACCATGATCGTCAACGACGACGTGGAGCTGGCGCGCGCGGCAGGTGCAGCAGGCGTACATCTGGGCGAAGACGACAGCAATGTAGCCGCCGCCCGCGCAGTACTTGGCGAGGGCGCCATCATCGGCGTGTCCTGCTACGACTCGTTGGAGCGCGCCCGCGACCTGGCTTCCGCCGGTGCCGATTACATTGCCTTTGGCGCGTTCTTTCCATCGCCCACGAAGCCGCATGCACGCCGTGCTTCGTTCGACCTGCTGCGGCAGTCCGCCACGCTCGGCGTGCCGCGAGTGGCGATCGGCGGCATCACACCAGACAATGGCGGCTCACTGATCGATGCCGGCGCCGATTACCTGGCCGTGATCTCGGCCGTCTTCGGCGACCCGGACGTCCGCGGCGCCGCCGAACGCTTCGCCCAACTCTTCACTTCGCATTGA
- the hemL gene encoding glutamate-1-semialdehyde 2,1-aminomutase, with amino-acid sequence MTTNHELFQRAQQLMPGGVNSPVRAFKSVGGEPFFTARADGPYLWDVEGKRYIDYVGSWGPMIVGHNHPHVREVVEKAVKNGLSYGTPCPAEITMAETITRLIPSIDMVRMVNSGTEATMSAIRLARGATGRNLIVKFEGCYHGHGDSFLVKAGSGALTFGVPTSPGVPKANADLTLTLTYNDLDAAVRLFDEHGHDIAGLIIEPVAGNMNCIPPKDGYLQGLRELCTKHGALLIFDEVMTGFRVALGGAQAYYGVTPDLTTFGKIIGGGMPVGAYGGRRDLMQQIAPAGPIYQAGTLSGNPVAMAAGLAMLELIQAPGFYDQLAARTRLLTDGLQAVADGEGVAFSTNRVGGMFGLFFTKEKVDSYAQATAADTAMFNRFFHGMLERGVYLAPSAFEAGFVSSAHSEQDIADTLEAARGALRATRAG; translated from the coding sequence ATGACCACCAATCACGAACTCTTCCAACGTGCGCAGCAGCTGATGCCCGGCGGCGTGAACTCGCCGGTGCGCGCCTTCAAGTCGGTGGGTGGCGAACCATTCTTCACCGCGCGAGCGGATGGCCCATATCTGTGGGACGTCGAAGGCAAGCGGTATATCGACTACGTCGGTTCGTGGGGGCCGATGATCGTGGGCCATAACCACCCGCACGTGCGTGAGGTCGTTGAGAAGGCTGTGAAGAACGGCCTCTCGTATGGCACGCCCTGCCCCGCCGAAATCACCATGGCGGAAACCATCACCCGCCTGATTCCGTCCATCGACATGGTGCGCATGGTCAATTCGGGCACGGAGGCCACCATGTCGGCCATCCGTCTGGCCCGAGGCGCGACGGGGCGCAACCTGATCGTGAAGTTCGAGGGCTGCTACCACGGCCACGGTGACAGCTTCCTGGTGAAAGCCGGCTCGGGCGCGCTCACTTTCGGCGTGCCGACCTCGCCCGGCGTGCCGAAGGCCAATGCTGACCTGACCCTCACACTCACCTATAACGACCTCGACGCCGCGGTGCGCTTGTTCGACGAGCACGGCCACGACATCGCCGGCCTGATCATCGAACCGGTGGCAGGCAACATGAATTGCATCCCGCCGAAGGACGGCTACCTGCAGGGCCTGCGCGAGCTGTGCACCAAGCACGGCGCGCTGCTGATTTTCGACGAGGTGATGACTGGCTTCCGCGTGGCACTTGGCGGCGCGCAAGCGTATTACGGTGTGACGCCGGACCTGACCACCTTCGGCAAGATCATCGGCGGTGGCATGCCGGTGGGCGCGTATGGCGGTCGCCGCGACCTGATGCAGCAGATCGCACCGGCCGGTCCGATTTACCAGGCGGGCACGCTATCGGGCAATCCAGTGGCCATGGCGGCAGGCTTGGCCATGCTGGAGCTTATCCAAGCACCGGGTTTCTACGACCAGCTAGCCGCACGCACGCGCCTGCTCACCGACGGCCTGCAGGCTGTGGCGGACGGCGAAGGTGTTGCGTTCAGCACCAATCGGGTGGGCGGCATGTTCGGCCTGTTCTTCACCAAGGAAAAGGTGGACAGCTACGCACAGGCCACGGCAGCGGACACCGCCATGTTCAACCGCTTCTTCCACGGCATGCTGGAACGTGGCGTCTATCTCGCTCCATCCGCCTTCGAGGCAGGCTTTGTCTCCAGCGCCCACAGCGAGCAGGACATCGCCGATACGCTGGAAGCCGCCCGTGGTGCGCTGCGCGCGACACGTGCTGGCTGA
- a CDS encoding HAD family hydrolase: protein MVRCARHVLAEVTLRCILFDLDEVLVDYDRSVRVSHLAHAIGCAPEAVQEAIYGSGIEDAADSGMLTAASYLDALSAHLARPVTLDAWMAARRAATQIREDVLELATALATRVTVAILTNNGVLMAEQLPRIVPALFPLFEGRAFASAQFSARKPQAQVYTRCLDRLGVPANATLFVDDNRDNVDGAREAELVAHHYRDLTGLKTALANFSLI, encoded by the coding sequence GTGGTGCGCTGCGCGCGACACGTGCTGGCTGAGGTGACGCTGCGCTGCATCCTGTTCGACTTAGACGAGGTCCTGGTGGACTACGACCGTTCGGTGCGCGTGAGTCATCTGGCTCACGCCATCGGCTGCGCGCCGGAGGCCGTACAGGAGGCGATCTACGGCTCGGGGATCGAGGATGCCGCCGATAGCGGCATGCTGACGGCGGCGTCCTATCTCGACGCACTGAGTGCACATCTCGCCCGCCCAGTCACGCTGGACGCCTGGATGGCAGCGCGCCGAGCCGCCACGCAAATACGGGAGGACGTATTGGAGCTGGCCACCGCACTGGCCACGCGGGTCACCGTGGCGATCCTTACCAACAACGGTGTGCTGATGGCGGAACAGCTGCCGCGGATCGTTCCGGCGCTGTTTCCACTCTTCGAGGGGCGTGCCTTCGCCTCGGCACAGTTCAGCGCCCGCAAGCCGCAGGCACAGGTCTACACGAGGTGCCTGGATCGGCTCGGCGTGCCCGCCAATGCGACGCTGTTCGTCGACGACAATCGAGACAACGTTGACGGCGCTCGTGAGGCGGAGCTGGTGGCGCATCACTATCGCGACCTCACCGGGCTGAAGACCGCGCTCGCCAACTTCAGCCTGATCTGA
- a CDS encoding ion transporter, with product MSKQPPFPFDSVVAPATTTGWRARWFHIIFSHDDAPGRLFDLILIVAILSSIIVTMLDTVMDLHARFAHLFYVLEWVFTVAFTLEYAMRLSVVAQPRRYAFSFFGVVDLLAVLPTYVSLVVTGSQYLLVIRAVRILRIFRVLKMTRYVGEADLLWGTLVKARRKIFIFISTILTLVLIFGALMYLVEGPENGFTSTPRAMYWAVVTMTTVGFGDITPHTTLGQILTSLIMLVGYSIIAVPTGIFAAELAAGIRDARQHSACPACNLQAHEVDAKFCRRCGESLAGPMQPSTADEHADQQ from the coding sequence ATGAGCAAGCAACCGCCCTTCCCCTTCGATTCCGTCGTGGCACCAGCTACAACCACGGGCTGGCGTGCCCGCTGGTTCCACATCATCTTCAGTCATGACGATGCACCGGGTCGCCTGTTCGACCTGATCCTGATCGTGGCAATCCTGTCGAGCATCATCGTCACCATGCTCGATACCGTGATGGACCTGCATGCTCGGTTTGCGCATCTGTTCTACGTGTTGGAGTGGGTCTTCACCGTTGCGTTCACGCTGGAGTACGCGATGCGCCTGAGCGTGGTAGCGCAACCGCGACGCTACGCCTTCAGCTTCTTCGGTGTCGTGGACCTGCTCGCGGTATTGCCGACCTACGTGAGCCTGGTGGTGACAGGCAGCCAGTACCTGCTCGTGATCCGGGCGGTGCGCATTCTGCGCATCTTCCGCGTGCTTAAGATGACGCGCTACGTGGGTGAGGCGGATCTGCTGTGGGGCACCCTGGTTAAGGCGCGTCGGAAGATTTTCATCTTCATCAGCACGATCCTTACCCTGGTACTGATCTTCGGTGCGCTGATGTATCTGGTCGAGGGGCCGGAGAACGGCTTCACCAGCACCCCCCGCGCTATGTACTGGGCGGTGGTGACCATGACGACGGTGGGCTTCGGCGACATCACCCCACACACCACACTGGGTCAGATACTCACCTCGCTGATCATGCTGGTGGGCTACAGCATCATCGCGGTACCAACCGGCATCTTTGCCGCCGAACTGGCCGCGGGCATTCGTGACGCCCGCCAACATTCCGCTTGCCCGGCATGCAACCTGCAGGCGCATGAGGTGGATGCGAAGTTTTGCCGGAGGTGCGGAGAATCGCTGGCGGGACCGATGCAGCCCAGCACCGCGGATGAACACGCAGACCAACAATAA
- a CDS encoding acetylornithine transaminase, protein MHAQDPSAQSLIDLGKRYWLPVYRPRDVVLDHGKGARVWDTEGRDYVDFGAGIAVNALGHQDPDLLEALTTQAHKLWHTSNVFYSEPPLRLAEELVASSGFAERVFFCNSGAEANEAAIKLVRKWATSQGREAGKRVIITFRGSFHGRTLAAVTATAQPKYQEGYEPLPGGFRYLDFNDVPALEAAFAHGDVAAVMLEPVQGEGGVLPAAPGFVQRVRELCDQYNALLVLDEIQCGMGRSGTLFAYVQDGVKPDIVTLAKALGCGFPIGAMLAGPKVAEVMQFGAHGTTFGGNPLGAAVARVALRKLSSPELLANVARQSQALRDGLQRINASLHLFDEVRGRGLMLGAVLNEANKGNAGVILDHAAAHGLLVLQAGPDVLRFVPALNISDEDVTEGLQRLETALRSFIAG, encoded by the coding sequence ATGCACGCGCAAGACCCGTCCGCCCAATCCCTGATCGATCTCGGCAAGCGCTACTGGCTGCCGGTGTATCGACCGCGCGATGTGGTGCTGGACCACGGCAAAGGCGCGCGCGTGTGGGATACGGAGGGTCGCGACTACGTCGATTTCGGCGCGGGCATCGCTGTGAACGCGCTGGGTCATCAGGACCCCGACTTGCTCGAGGCCCTGACCACGCAGGCGCACAAGCTCTGGCACACCAGCAACGTGTTCTACAGCGAACCGCCGCTGCGCCTGGCAGAAGAGTTGGTGGCGTCCTCCGGCTTCGCCGAGCGCGTGTTTTTTTGCAACTCCGGCGCGGAAGCCAACGAGGCGGCCATCAAGCTGGTGCGCAAGTGGGCTACGTCGCAAGGGCGCGAGGCGGGCAAACGCGTCATCATCACTTTCCGCGGCTCCTTCCATGGCCGCACGCTGGCGGCGGTAACGGCGACAGCGCAGCCCAAGTATCAAGAGGGCTACGAGCCGCTGCCCGGCGGCTTCCGCTATCTCGACTTCAATGACGTGCCGGCGTTGGAGGCTGCCTTCGCACACGGCGACGTGGCCGCCGTGATGCTCGAGCCGGTGCAGGGCGAAGGTGGCGTGCTACCGGCAGCGCCCGGGTTCGTCCAGCGCGTGCGCGAACTGTGCGATCAGTACAACGCACTGTTGGTGCTGGATGAAATCCAGTGCGGCATGGGGCGTTCGGGTACGTTGTTCGCCTATGTACAAGACGGTGTGAAGCCGGACATCGTCACCCTGGCCAAGGCGTTGGGCTGCGGCTTCCCCATCGGCGCCATGTTGGCCGGCCCAAAGGTGGCTGAGGTGATGCAGTTCGGTGCGCACGGCACCACGTTCGGTGGCAACCCGCTGGGGGCTGCGGTGGCGCGCGTGGCGCTGCGTAAGCTGTCCTCACCGGAACTGTTGGCCAATGTCGCGCGCCAGTCGCAGGCATTGCGCGATGGCTTGCAGCGCATCAATGCCTCGCTGCACTTGTTCGACGAGGTGCGCGGGCGTGGTCTGATGCTCGGTGCCGTGCTCAATGAGGCGAACAAGGGCAACGCCGGCGTTATCCTTGATCACGCGGCGGCACACGGTCTGCTCGTGCTGCAGGCGGGTCCGGATGTGCTGCGCTTCGTGCCCGCGCTCAACATTAGCGACGAGGATGTCACCGAAGGTCTGCAGCGTCTTGAGACCGCATTGCGCAGTTTCATCGCGGGCTGA
- a CDS encoding sigma-54 dependent transcriptional regulator, protein MAVLREEARRCVVWFGQPAGEERAVLAAAGWIIRVADAGTQGGVGMRNNDTVVALADLRHGDPASAPAMAQLMADHPWLPWVALISPDVPTHEPLIDRILEASIEYFSTPVDVERLVEALGRIGGDQPRVADPGDVGVTGRSAAIGAVVASVRKYAPVELPVLITGETGTGKEVAARALHSLSARAERPFAAINCGALPPNLVQSELFGHERGAFTGANARRIGHFETAAGGTVFLDEVGDLPLDAQTSLLRFLQEGTLERVGSSLLIKLDVRVLAATHVDLEKAVEQGRFREDLYYRLNVLRLRMPPLREREDDVVVLAQKFLDAFREQHTSHARAFSASARRAMLDFTWPGNVRELLNRVQRAAVVAEDALIGVNDLDLADVLTKQAARSSLGSTRVAAERDAVIACLRESRFNVSECARRLKVSRVTIYRLCKKHQLALDELR, encoded by the coding sequence ATGGCTGTATTGAGGGAGGAAGCCAGGCGATGCGTCGTCTGGTTCGGGCAGCCTGCCGGTGAGGAGCGGGCAGTGCTGGCCGCGGCGGGATGGATCATCCGCGTGGCCGATGCCGGAACCCAGGGTGGTGTCGGTATGCGTAACAACGACACCGTGGTCGCGCTGGCTGACCTTCGGCATGGCGACCCTGCGTCTGCTCCTGCCATGGCGCAACTCATGGCTGATCATCCCTGGTTGCCGTGGGTGGCGCTTATTTCGCCCGACGTGCCGACGCACGAGCCGTTGATCGACCGCATTCTCGAAGCGAGCATCGAATACTTTTCCACGCCGGTGGATGTCGAACGCCTGGTAGAGGCGCTGGGCCGTATCGGTGGCGATCAGCCGCGCGTCGCCGATCCCGGTGATGTCGGCGTGACGGGTCGTAGTGCAGCCATCGGTGCAGTGGTGGCGAGCGTGCGCAAGTACGCGCCGGTGGAGCTGCCGGTGCTGATTACTGGCGAAACCGGCACCGGCAAGGAAGTAGCTGCGCGCGCCCTGCACAGTCTTTCCGCACGTGCCGAGCGCCCGTTTGCCGCGATCAATTGCGGTGCGCTGCCGCCGAACCTGGTGCAGTCCGAACTGTTTGGCCACGAGCGTGGCGCGTTCACCGGTGCGAATGCACGCCGTATCGGCCATTTCGAAACGGCAGCCGGTGGCACTGTATTTCTCGATGAAGTGGGCGATCTTCCGCTCGATGCCCAGACCAGTTTGCTGCGCTTCCTACAGGAAGGCACGCTGGAGCGCGTCGGCAGCAGCCTACTCATCAAGCTGGATGTGCGCGTGCTGGCTGCGACCCACGTGGACCTGGAAAAGGCAGTGGAGCAGGGCCGCTTTCGCGAGGATCTCTACTATCGCCTCAATGTGCTGCGCCTGCGTATGCCCCCGCTGCGCGAGCGTGAGGATGACGTGGTGGTGCTGGCGCAGAAGTTCCTCGATGCGTTCCGCGAGCAGCACACCAGCCACGCACGCGCCTTCAGCGCAAGCGCGCGCCGCGCCATGCTGGACTTTACCTGGCCGGGCAACGTGCGCGAATTGCTCAATCGCGTGCAGCGCGCGGCGGTGGTGGCGGAAGACGCGCTCATCGGCGTCAACGACCTCGACCTGGCTGACGTGCTGACCAAGCAGGCTGCGCGCTCAAGCTTGGGCAGCACACGAGTGGCGGCCGAGCGCGACGCCGTCATCGCCTGCCTGCGCGAAAGCCGTTTCAACGTGAGCGAATGCGCACGCCGGCTGAAGGTGTCGCGCGTGACTATCTACCGCCTGTGCAAGAAGCACCAGCTCGCACTCGACGAGCTTCGCTGA
- a CDS encoding VOC family protein translates to MKYLHTMIRVSDIDESLRFFCDGLGLKEMRRMENAAGKFTLVFLAAPGSPEAEVELTYNWGSTEDYGSARNFGHLAFRVDDIYATCAHLQSMGYTINRPPRDGHMAFVRSPDLVSVELLQDGHLPPQEPWASMPNTGFW, encoded by the coding sequence ATGAAATACCTGCACACCATGATTCGCGTAAGCGACATCGACGAAAGCCTGCGCTTCTTTTGCGATGGCTTGGGCCTGAAGGAAATGCGCCGCATGGAAAACGCCGCGGGCAAGTTCACGCTGGTGTTCCTCGCCGCGCCGGGTTCACCGGAGGCGGAAGTCGAGCTGACCTACAACTGGGGCTCGACCGAGGATTATGGAAGTGCCCGCAACTTCGGCCATCTAGCCTTCCGCGTGGACGACATCTACGCCACCTGTGCTCATCTGCAGTCGATGGGCTACACCATCAACCGGCCGCCACGCGATGGACACATGGCTTTCGTACGCTCTCCCGACCTGGTTTCGGTGGAGTTGCTGCAGGACGGGCACCTCCCGCCTCAGGAGCCGTGGGCATCCATGCCTAATACGGGTTTCTGGTAA
- a CDS encoding HIT family protein, which yields MACPFCEIVAGRLDASVVAQTEHALAFLDLRQAVSGHVLVIPKAHVEDIYAIDAGLAGEVMQLGVRVAYALREAFHPPGLNLWQSNGKAGGQEVPHFHLHVQPRRVADGLLRVYADGVPASSRRIELDDMALRIRRFITYDDGVSMPPRSP from the coding sequence ATGGCTTGTCCGTTCTGCGAGATCGTCGCCGGTCGTCTCGACGCTAGCGTGGTCGCGCAGACGGAGCATGCGCTGGCGTTCCTCGATCTCCGCCAGGCCGTGTCCGGCCACGTGCTAGTGATACCGAAGGCGCATGTCGAGGACATCTATGCGATCGACGCCGGATTGGCCGGCGAGGTCATGCAGTTGGGTGTGCGTGTGGCGTACGCTTTGCGCGAAGCGTTTCACCCACCCGGACTCAATCTGTGGCAGTCCAACGGCAAGGCCGGCGGCCAGGAAGTGCCACACTTTCATTTGCACGTGCAGCCGCGACGTGTGGCCGACGGTTTGCTGCGGGTGTATGCCGACGGCGTGCCGGCTTCTTCTCGCCGTATCGAGCTGGACGACATGGCGCTGCGTATCCGGCGCTTCATCACGTACGACGATGGCGTGTCCATGCCCCCGAGGTCCCCATGA